A region from the Geobacter benzoatilyticus genome encodes:
- the hrcA gene encoding heat-inducible transcriptional repressor HrcA, protein MGDGLSERNKKILEAIIEDYIVTAEPVGSRAVARSHGLALSPATVRNVMSDLEEMGFLTSPHTSAGRVPTDQAYRFYVDSLLAVGRIDKAERERIRKRYTGAGRDMGAVLHETSRLLSSVSHYMGIVLAPRFSSTTLRHMEFVKLGGRRILAILVADNGAVQNRLIETDEEFAEADLVRMSNYLNELLQGVPVAEVRARILEEMQNEKVLYDTLLSRALRLSEQTLVESGAQIFMEGQTNILDQPEFSDVGRMKEVFKAFEEKSQLVNLLDRCISAQGVQIFIGAETHLSRMEGLSIITSTYVSGKNTLGVLGVIGPTRMGYGKVIPIVDYTAKLVSKLLEDE, encoded by the coding sequence ATGGGAGATGGGCTTTCAGAGCGCAATAAGAAGATTCTCGAGGCAATCATCGAGGACTACATTGTCACTGCGGAACCGGTCGGAAGCCGGGCCGTAGCGCGGAGCCACGGTCTTGCCCTGTCGCCGGCAACGGTGCGAAATGTCATGTCCGACCTGGAGGAGATGGGGTTTTTGACATCTCCCCACACCTCGGCCGGTCGCGTTCCCACCGACCAGGCCTACCGCTTTTACGTGGATTCCCTCCTGGCTGTGGGGCGCATCGACAAGGCCGAGCGGGAGCGGATACGCAAGCGCTACACCGGAGCCGGGCGCGACATGGGTGCGGTTCTCCACGAGACGAGCCGGCTGCTGTCGTCGGTTTCCCACTACATGGGGATCGTCCTGGCTCCCCGCTTCTCTTCCACCACCCTCCGGCACATGGAATTCGTGAAGCTGGGGGGGCGCCGCATCCTGGCCATTCTGGTGGCCGATAACGGCGCGGTCCAGAACCGGCTCATCGAGACTGATGAGGAGTTTGCCGAGGCCGACCTGGTTCGGATGTCCAACTATCTGAACGAGCTTCTCCAGGGGGTTCCCGTCGCTGAAGTGCGGGCCCGGATTCTGGAAGAGATGCAGAACGAGAAGGTCCTCTATGACACGCTCCTGTCCCGGGCGTTGAGGCTTTCGGAGCAGACCCTGGTGGAGAGCGGCGCCCAGATATTCATGGAGGGGCAGACCAACATCCTCGATCAGCCGGAGTTTTCCGACGTGGGGCGCATGAAGGAGGTCTTCAAGGCCTTTGAGGAGAAGAGCCAGCTGGTGAACTTGCTGGACCGCTGCATTTCGGCCCAGGGGGTCCAGATTTTCATCGGCGCCGAAACCCACCTGAGCCGCATGGAAGGGCTGAGCATCATCACCTCCACCTACGTGTCGGGGAAAAACACACTCGGAGTTCTCGGGGTTATCGGTCCGACCCGCATGGGATACGGCAAGGTTATCCCCATCGTCGACTACACCGCAAAACTCGTGAGCAAGCTCCTGGAAGACGAATAG
- the hemW gene encoding radical SAM family heme chaperone HemW produces the protein MMDNTTALYIHIPFCVRKCLYCAFTSTDKVPGDTGGYVDLLLREMELRADALAVPLRAATLYMGGGTPSLLDPPLVGNIIDCAVRTFNLDLSAEVTLEANPGTVTAASLAGYRTAGVNRLSLGIQSFDDRMLASLGRIHTALEGREAFALARRAGFDNVGIDLIHGLPGQDCDHWREQLLAAVELRPNHISTYGLTVEEGTPFALLEAEGGLPLPDEDDAAAMFEDIADVLVAAGYEHYEIANFALPGSRSRHNQVYWKRGNYLGFGAGAHSFLREPRPGARWRNPDDIGEYGGSLASGVLPETDRISLSEKDAMAEWFFLGLRMLEGVEEEHFRAEFGVSPADVYGSQFQRLCASGLLIREGGRLRLSRRGVILSNRVFAAFL, from the coding sequence ATGATGGACAATACGACAGCACTTTATATCCATATTCCATTCTGTGTGCGCAAGTGTCTTTACTGCGCCTTCACTTCCACGGATAAAGTCCCCGGCGATACCGGCGGATATGTGGACCTCCTGCTCAGGGAGATGGAGCTTCGCGCCGACGCCCTGGCGGTGCCCTTGCGCGCCGCAACCCTCTACATGGGGGGAGGGACGCCGTCGCTTCTCGATCCCCCGCTCGTCGGAAATATCATAGATTGCGCCGTCCGGACGTTCAACCTCGACCTTTCTGCCGAGGTTACCCTGGAAGCGAATCCCGGGACCGTTACTGCCGCTTCTCTTGCGGGCTACCGGACGGCCGGCGTGAACCGCCTTTCCCTCGGAATCCAGTCCTTCGACGACCGGATGCTGGCCAGCCTCGGCCGGATCCATACGGCCCTGGAGGGGCGGGAGGCCTTTGCCCTGGCTCGCCGGGCCGGTTTCGACAATGTCGGTATCGACCTCATACACGGGCTTCCGGGGCAGGATTGCGACCACTGGCGGGAGCAGCTCCTGGCCGCGGTGGAGCTTCGCCCGAATCATATATCCACCTATGGGCTCACGGTGGAGGAGGGGACCCCCTTCGCCCTGCTGGAAGCCGAGGGGGGGCTGCCGTTGCCGGATGAGGATGATGCCGCCGCCATGTTCGAGGACATCGCCGATGTGCTGGTGGCGGCAGGCTATGAGCATTACGAGATTGCCAACTTCGCCTTGCCGGGAAGCCGGTCCCGGCATAACCAGGTGTACTGGAAACGGGGCAATTACCTCGGCTTCGGCGCCGGGGCCCATTCGTTCCTGCGGGAGCCCCGGCCCGGTGCTAGATGGCGCAACCCGGACGATATCGGGGAGTATGGCGGTTCGCTTGCGTCAGGGGTTCTCCCGGAGACCGACAGGATTTCTCTTTCGGAAAAGGATGCAATGGCCGAGTGGTTCTTTCTTGGGCTCCGGATGCTCGAAGGGGTTGAGGAAGAGCATTTCCGGGCGGAGTTCGGGGTGTCGCCGGCCGATGTTTACGGGTCCCAGTTTCAACGCCTCTGCGCTTCCGGCCTCCTCATCCGCGAGGGGGGGCGCCTGCGGCTCAGCCGTCGCGGTGTTATCCTCTCCAACCGGGTCTTCGCGGCCTTTCTCTGA
- a CDS encoding carbon-nitrogen family hydrolase produces MSRTVKAGAVQFNIRLGDVDANVRYVEDALRRLAAAGCTLAVLPEMWDTGYAYKELNELAKRTPGVVAELGRLSRELGMVIVGSMPEPHGEKVCNTAYVLDRGDLIGTYRKIHLFSLMGEDRSLDGGDQWLVVDTSAGRIGVFICYDLRFPELARRLALEGAEIIVVPAEWPKPRDEHWKALLKARAIENQLFVVAANCCGIQGKLDFFGSSLIIGPKGEHLAEGGYEPCEISATLDFGEMESWRRQIPCFTDRKPECY; encoded by the coding sequence ATGTCACGCACCGTAAAGGCGGGAGCCGTCCAGTTCAACATCAGGCTCGGCGACGTGGACGCCAATGTCCGCTACGTCGAGGACGCCCTCCGCCGCCTTGCCGCCGCAGGATGCACCCTGGCGGTCCTCCCCGAGATGTGGGACACGGGCTATGCCTACAAGGAGCTCAACGAACTGGCCAAGCGGACTCCCGGCGTGGTGGCGGAGCTTGGTCGGCTTTCCCGTGAACTGGGGATGGTGATCGTCGGAAGCATGCCGGAACCCCATGGGGAAAAGGTCTGCAACACCGCCTATGTGCTCGACCGTGGGGACCTCATCGGCACCTACCGCAAGATCCACCTCTTCTCCCTCATGGGCGAGGACCGCTCCCTGGACGGCGGCGACCAGTGGCTGGTGGTGGATACCAGCGCGGGCCGCATCGGGGTCTTCATCTGCTACGATCTCCGGTTCCCGGAACTGGCCCGCCGCCTGGCCCTGGAGGGAGCCGAGATTATCGTGGTGCCGGCCGAATGGCCCAAGCCGAGGGACGAGCACTGGAAAGCGCTCCTCAAGGCCCGCGCCATCGAGAACCAGCTCTTCGTCGTGGCGGCCAACTGCTGCGGAATCCAGGGGAAGCTAGACTTTTTCGGATCGAGCCTCATCATAGGCCCCAAGGGGGAGCACCTGGCCGAAGGAGGGTACGAGCCCTGCGAGATAAGCGCAACCCTCGATTTCGGCGAGATGGAATCATGGCGCCGCCAGATCCCGTGTTTTACAGATAGAAAGCCCGAATGTTACTAG
- the tolQ gene encoding protein TolQ: MLHLAGTGLVVKLVLLILIFFSVVSWAIIFFKLLQVYRANSESERFLDFFWKTKRFDAVNSQLDRFANSPLTVLFSEGYSELKRLVEKGDQKEELDIMSTELGGIENIARALRRATTSEITRLEKYVTFLATTGSTTPFIGLFGTVWGIMNAFKGIGESGSASLAVVAPGISEALIATAIGLVAAIPAVMAYNHFQHKIKVLIATMDNFSTEFLNIVQRTVAKK, from the coding sequence GTGTTACACCTTGCGGGAACCGGTCTTGTCGTAAAACTCGTTCTGCTCATCCTCATCTTCTTCTCGGTGGTTTCGTGGGCAATCATCTTCTTCAAGCTCCTTCAGGTCTACCGGGCCAACAGCGAATCGGAACGGTTCCTGGACTTCTTCTGGAAGACCAAGCGCTTCGATGCCGTCAACTCCCAGCTTGACCGGTTCGCCAACTCTCCCCTCACGGTCCTGTTCAGCGAGGGCTACAGTGAGCTGAAGCGCCTCGTGGAAAAGGGCGACCAAAAGGAAGAGCTGGACATCATGAGCACGGAACTGGGAGGGATAGAGAACATCGCCCGGGCCCTGCGCCGCGCCACCACCTCGGAGATCACCCGCCTGGAGAAGTACGTGACGTTCCTGGCCACCACCGGCTCCACCACCCCCTTCATCGGCCTCTTCGGCACGGTCTGGGGGATCATGAACGCCTTCAAGGGAATCGGCGAATCGGGTTCCGCATCCCTGGCCGTCGTGGCGCCGGGCATCTCGGAAGCCCTCATCGCCACCGCCATCGGCCTGGTGGCTGCCATCCCGGCGGTAATGGCATACAACCATTTCCAGCACAAGATCAAGGTCCTCATTGCCACCATGGACAACTTCTCCACCGAATTTCTGAACATCGTCCAGCGGACAGTGGCCAAGAAGTAG
- the tolR gene encoding protein TolR: MEIGSRNNGDRGTMSQINVTPLVDVMLVLLVIFMVTAPMMQQGVQVNLPKAETKAMATQEEAVVVSVDRSGKVFINATEVVPGDLRAQLTTMVANRTKKEVFLKADRDVPYGEVVRTMAEIKGAGIERLGMVTEPAPTK; the protein is encoded by the coding sequence ATGGAAATCGGCAGCAGAAACAACGGCGACCGCGGCACCATGTCGCAAATCAACGTCACCCCCCTGGTGGACGTCATGCTCGTACTCCTCGTAATCTTCATGGTGACGGCCCCCATGATGCAGCAGGGGGTCCAGGTGAATCTCCCCAAGGCGGAAACCAAGGCCATGGCCACCCAGGAAGAAGCCGTGGTTGTTTCCGTGGACAGAAGCGGCAAGGTTTTCATCAACGCTACGGAGGTTGTCCCGGGCGACCTCAGGGCACAGCTGACCACCATGGTGGCCAACCGGACGAAAAAAGAGGTTTTTCTCAAGGCCGACCGGGATGTTCCCTATGGTGAGGTGGTGCGTACCATGGCCGAAATCAAGGGAGCCGGCATCGAGCGCCTCGGCATGGTAACGGAGCCCGCCCCGACAAAATGA
- a CDS encoding TonB family protein: MSRTRPPRDTGLGWGFAVSFAIHASLAAFILFFRFSSPAPLETPVYYVDVVNLPVASPQAGSPSTGGTPEPATIAPPPQPAEMALPRKHTMAKAVAPKNSASSRESDANRAFEERMAKLQEAIEERRQEAALDALRRKAAGSGRKPERVGTPGGTGKEAGSDYASYIQSRLTDAFQSTIAHQSKTPEMVVRLTIDAGGRVIRKRIERSSGDRIFDESVFKAIDRAEKTFVPPPGGGEFEYGFIFKPQGVGKK, from the coding sequence ATGAGCCGCACCCGCCCGCCACGAGATACCGGGCTGGGATGGGGCTTCGCCGTTTCCTTTGCCATCCACGCCTCCCTCGCCGCCTTTATCCTCTTCTTCCGCTTTTCCTCCCCCGCGCCCCTGGAGACACCAGTCTACTACGTGGACGTTGTGAACCTGCCGGTGGCGTCTCCCCAGGCGGGAAGCCCCTCAACGGGCGGCACTCCTGAACCGGCCACGATTGCGCCTCCCCCGCAGCCCGCGGAGATGGCGCTGCCCCGGAAGCACACCATGGCGAAGGCCGTCGCTCCGAAGAATTCCGCCTCTTCCCGGGAAAGCGATGCAAACCGTGCCTTCGAGGAGAGGATGGCCAAACTGCAGGAAGCCATCGAGGAACGCCGCCAGGAGGCCGCCCTCGACGCCCTGCGCCGCAAGGCAGCGGGGAGCGGCCGCAAGCCGGAGCGGGTTGGGACCCCGGGCGGCACCGGAAAGGAAGCCGGAAGCGACTACGCCAGCTATATCCAGTCGCGGCTCACGGACGCTTTCCAGTCCACCATCGCCCACCAGAGCAAGACCCCCGAGATGGTGGTCAGGCTCACCATTGATGCCGGCGGACGTGTCATCCGCAAAAGGATCGAGCGCTCAAGCGGCGACCGGATCTTCGACGAATCGGTCTTCAAGGCAATTGACCGGGCCGAAAAGACCTTTGTCCCGCCACCGGGCGGCGGTGAATTCGAATACGGCTTCATATTCAAACCCCAGGGAGTGGGAAAAAAATGA
- the tolB gene encoding Tol-Pal system beta propeller repeat protein TolB translates to MTRRFLFTIILCLIPALLHSQEGYREVTASGAHKLTLTVDTPRRMGGSDDAKVASETAEALQFDMVLAGPFTVTAPPASAAAAGIRPGEFDFSPWRGAGVDLLIKSGYTVSGNSMTMEFRLYNITQGKEILAKRYSGRPGDVRRIAHTFSDDVMEALTGERGPFTGKIAFVSTRAGAKAIFLMDYDGHNVQQLTKNGSINLNPDFSPNGREIIFTSYRLGNPDLFRRELFTGAEARISSHRGINATGAWAPNGKSIALTLSKDGNSEIYTIGPDGKDARRLTNTAAIEVSPAWSPDGRQIVFVSDRLGKPQLFIMNSDGTGVRRLTTNGSYNVSPRWSPKGDRIVYSRQEGGFQIYSISPDGSNDTRLTSDGSNEHPRWSPDGRFITFSSTRDGAEGIYVMRADGSGQTRVSSGRARDSHPTWSPRW, encoded by the coding sequence ATGACTAGACGTTTCCTTTTCACCATCATCCTCTGCCTGATTCCGGCATTGCTCCATTCCCAGGAAGGGTATAGGGAAGTGACGGCATCGGGAGCCCACAAGCTGACCCTTACCGTGGACACGCCGCGGCGCATGGGCGGCTCGGATGACGCAAAGGTGGCCAGTGAAACGGCCGAAGCCCTCCAGTTCGACATGGTCCTGGCGGGACCCTTCACCGTTACGGCCCCACCCGCCTCGGCGGCAGCCGCCGGCATCAGGCCGGGTGAGTTCGACTTTTCCCCCTGGCGCGGAGCGGGGGTCGATCTCCTCATAAAAAGCGGCTACACGGTTTCCGGAAACTCCATGACCATGGAGTTTCGTCTTTACAACATCACCCAGGGGAAGGAGATACTGGCCAAGCGCTACTCGGGACGCCCCGGTGACGTACGGCGGATCGCACACACCTTCTCGGACGACGTGATGGAGGCCCTGACGGGGGAGCGGGGCCCCTTCACGGGAAAGATCGCCTTTGTTTCCACCAGGGCCGGCGCCAAGGCGATTTTCCTGATGGATTACGACGGCCACAACGTACAGCAGCTCACGAAAAACGGGTCGATAAACCTGAACCCCGACTTTTCCCCCAACGGGCGGGAAATCATCTTCACCTCCTACCGGCTGGGGAACCCGGACCTCTTCCGGCGCGAGCTCTTTACCGGGGCCGAGGCGCGGATATCCTCCCACCGTGGTATCAACGCCACCGGAGCCTGGGCTCCCAACGGCAAGTCCATAGCCCTGACCCTGAGCAAGGACGGCAATTCGGAAATATACACCATCGGCCCGGACGGAAAGGATGCCCGGCGGCTCACCAACACCGCCGCCATCGAGGTTTCACCGGCCTGGTCCCCCGACGGCCGCCAGATCGTCTTCGTCTCGGACCGCCTCGGCAAGCCACAGCTTTTCATCATGAATTCCGACGGTACCGGCGTCCGGCGGTTGACCACCAACGGCAGCTACAACGTGAGTCCCCGCTGGTCCCCCAAAGGGGACCGGATTGTCTACAGCCGCCAGGAGGGGGGATTCCAGATTTACTCCATCAGTCCGGACGGCTCCAACGACACCCGGCTGACCAGTGACGGAAGCAACGAGCATCCCCGCTGGTCCCCCGACGGACGGTTCATAACCTTCAGCTCCACACGCGACGGCGCCGAGGGAATATACGTCATGCGAGCCGACGGAAGCGGACAGACTCGAGTCTCGAGCGGCCGGGCGAGGGACTCCCACCCCACATGGTCACCGCGTTGGTGA
- the pal gene encoding peptidoglycan-associated lipoprotein Pal: protein MRKSTLGLVALLCCGLFAAGCAKKEMVKPEEAVPPAVATQPATPVQPPKTEPITAQPIAETPIAPESLQPATALDAVETSLERIFFEFDSFVLSQASRDILSRNAEYLLKKQPNSRVLLEGHCDERGSDEYNLALGEKRARATRDYMVTLGVNANRLSVISYGEEKPLEQGQNDEAWAKNRRVEFLIVK, encoded by the coding sequence ATGCGTAAAAGTACCCTCGGTCTCGTTGCCTTGCTCTGTTGCGGCCTTTTTGCCGCCGGTTGCGCCAAGAAGGAGATGGTAAAACCGGAAGAAGCGGTACCTCCCGCAGTTGCCACCCAGCCCGCTACCCCGGTTCAACCACCGAAAACTGAACCGATTACCGCCCAGCCCATTGCTGAAACGCCTATCGCACCTGAATCCCTCCAGCCGGCTACGGCTCTGGACGCCGTAGAGACATCTCTTGAGCGTATTTTCTTCGAATTCGACTCATTCGTCCTGTCCCAGGCTTCCAGGGATATCCTCTCCCGGAACGCCGAATATCTTCTCAAGAAACAGCCCAATAGCCGTGTTCTGCTGGAAGGGCACTGCGACGAGCGGGGCTCCGACGAATACAACCTGGCTCTCGGTGAAAAACGGGCCAGGGCGACCCGTGATTACATGGTGACCCTTGGGGTCAACGCCAATCGCCTGTCCGTCATCAGCTATGGTGAAGAAAAACCCCTGGAGCAGGGACAAAACGACGAGGCCTGGGCTAAAAACCGCCGGGTCGAGTTTCTCATCGTAAAATAA
- the ybgF gene encoding tol-pal system protein YbgF: MKIARSIFLIALLALAGCAMRSDLDVVRRDNDELKSRLFRLEKDLGGVRTETRAGIETTLQDFERERADARKGLADLQAAMDGMKVDLQGMEGKVDDLSLVAKKPADEINLLKEDLERRLTAIEEKLSALQKKMTNLETAQAKPPEPATPEALYQKGLDAYRNGSYAAARETFSRFLEQHPKHDLVVNAHYWSGEAYYSEKNYEQAILEFQDVIKNFPGKEKVPAAMLKQAAAFNEIGDTKSARYVLRKLADEHPATEEGKRAKERLKTLK; this comes from the coding sequence ATGAAGATCGCGAGGAGCATATTCCTCATCGCACTGCTGGCCCTTGCCGGGTGCGCAATGCGCAGCGACCTGGATGTGGTCCGGCGGGACAACGACGAGTTGAAAAGCCGCCTTTTCCGTCTTGAAAAAGACCTTGGCGGAGTACGGACCGAAACCAGGGCCGGCATCGAAACAACATTGCAGGATTTCGAGAGGGAGAGGGCGGATGCCCGCAAAGGTCTGGCCGACCTCCAGGCAGCCATGGACGGGATGAAGGTGGACCTCCAGGGAATGGAAGGAAAGGTTGATGACCTGTCTCTGGTCGCCAAGAAGCCGGCCGACGAGATAAACCTCCTGAAGGAAGACCTGGAGCGGCGTCTGACGGCCATTGAAGAAAAGCTTTCGGCCTTGCAGAAGAAAATGACTAACCTGGAAACCGCCCAGGCAAAGCCCCCCGAGCCGGCGACCCCGGAAGCCCTTTACCAGAAGGGGCTGGATGCTTACCGGAACGGCAGCTATGCCGCCGCGCGGGAAACCTTCAGCCGTTTTCTGGAGCAGCACCCGAAACATGACCTCGTGGTGAATGCGCACTACTGGTCCGGCGAAGCCTACTACAGCGAGAAAAACTACGAACAGGCCATCCTTGAGTTCCAGGATGTTATCAAGAATTTCCCCGGCAAGGAGAAGGTTCCTGCCGCCATGCTGAAGCAGGCCGCCGCCTTCAACGAAATCGGCGATACGAAGAGCGCCCGCTACGTGTTGCGAAAGCTTGCCGACGAGCACCCCGCCACCGAAGAGGGTAAACGGGCCAAGGAAAGGCTCAAGACGCTGAAATAA
- a CDS encoding TatA/E family twin arginine-targeting protein translocase, which produces MFGIGMPELIVILVIALIVIGPQKLPDIARSLGKGLAEFKRASDDFQRNMAEEVRNLDEKEKGGKEAQDAEPEGKRDLAAEVKAFEDEAGEANPVGKEASDDDRGDGRTKSA; this is translated from the coding sequence ATGTTTGGAATCGGCATGCCGGAGTTGATCGTCATTCTCGTAATAGCGCTGATTGTCATTGGACCCCAGAAGCTTCCCGACATCGCCCGGTCCCTGGGGAAAGGGCTGGCCGAGTTCAAGCGGGCCTCGGATGATTTTCAGAGGAACATGGCCGAAGAGGTCAGAAACCTCGATGAGAAGGAAAAGGGGGGAAAAGAAGCGCAGGATGCGGAGCCGGAGGGCAAGCGGGACCTGGCTGCGGAGGTTAAGGCTTTCGAGGATGAGGCAGGCGAGGCAAACCCGGTGGGGAAGGAAGCATCGGACGATGACCGGGGGGACGGCCGGACGAAGTCTGCATGA
- the nadA gene encoding quinolinate synthase NadA translates to MQADDIKQEIRRLLKERNAVLLAHNYMRDEVQEIADITGDSLGLSQEAAKTDADVIVFCGVHFMAESASILSPGKTVLLPRLDAGCPMADMVTVDALLAMKEKHPGVPVVTYVNSSAAVKAVSDICCTSANAVKVVNSLPDREVIFVPDRNLGQFVAKQSDKTFHYWDGYCPTHERLKADAVARLKADNPDALFICHPECNPAVVALADHACSTSGMYDYCRKSPAKRFIIGTEAGILYKLRQENPGKEFILASPALVCPNMKLTSLEDILAALTTMAPVVKVPEEIRIPAKRALDRMIAIPRD, encoded by the coding sequence ATGCAGGCCGATGACATCAAGCAGGAAATCCGGAGGCTCCTCAAGGAGCGAAACGCCGTCCTCCTGGCCCACAACTACATGAGGGACGAAGTACAGGAAATCGCCGACATCACCGGCGACTCCCTGGGGCTATCCCAGGAGGCCGCCAAAACCGATGCGGACGTGATCGTCTTCTGCGGCGTCCACTTCATGGCAGAATCGGCCTCCATCCTCTCTCCCGGAAAGACGGTGCTCCTGCCGCGGCTCGATGCCGGCTGCCCCATGGCCGACATGGTGACGGTGGATGCCCTCCTCGCAATGAAGGAAAAACATCCGGGGGTGCCGGTGGTCACCTACGTGAACTCATCGGCGGCCGTAAAGGCTGTGAGCGACATCTGTTGCACCTCGGCCAACGCCGTGAAGGTGGTCAATTCCCTCCCGGACCGGGAGGTTATCTTCGTCCCCGACCGGAACCTGGGCCAATTCGTGGCGAAACAGTCAGATAAGACCTTCCACTACTGGGACGGCTACTGCCCCACCCACGAGCGGCTCAAGGCCGATGCGGTGGCCAGGCTAAAAGCCGACAACCCCGACGCTCTCTTTATCTGCCACCCCGAATGCAACCCGGCGGTGGTGGCCCTGGCCGACCACGCCTGCTCCACGAGCGGCATGTACGACTACTGCCGCAAGAGCCCGGCCAAGCGCTTCATCATCGGCACCGAGGCAGGAATCCTCTACAAGCTCCGCCAGGAGAACCCCGGCAAGGAGTTCATCCTCGCCTCACCGGCCCTGGTCTGCCCCAACATGAAGCTCACCTCCCTGGAGGACATCCTGGCAGCCCTCACGACCATGGCACCGGTGGTGAAGGTTCCGGAAGAGATCAGGATACCGGCCAAGCGGGCTCTGGACCGGATGATCGCCATCCCCCGGGACTGA
- a CDS encoding gamma carbonic anhydrase family protein: MIRSFQGMQPKIDSSAFIAETAVVIGDVTMGAESSIWYNVVARGDVNFIRIGARSNIQDLSMLHVTHKKHADDPGAPLIIGDDVTVGHSVTLHGCTIENGAFIGMQAMVMDKAVVGEGALVGARALVTEGTVIPPHTLWVGAPARYKRDLTPDEIAWLQRSAGNYVRYSREYLDDKP, translated from the coding sequence ATGATCCGTTCATTTCAGGGGATGCAGCCCAAGATCGACTCCTCCGCCTTCATTGCCGAAACCGCAGTGGTCATCGGCGACGTGACCATGGGGGCCGAAAGCAGCATCTGGTACAACGTGGTGGCCCGGGGGGATGTGAACTTCATCCGCATCGGCGCCCGGAGCAACATCCAGGACCTCTCCATGCTCCACGTGACCCACAAGAAGCACGCCGACGACCCCGGCGCTCCGCTCATCATCGGCGATGACGTGACCGTGGGGCACAGCGTCACCCTCCACGGCTGCACCATCGAAAACGGCGCCTTCATCGGCATGCAGGCCATGGTCATGGACAAGGCGGTGGTGGGGGAAGGCGCTCTGGTAGGAGCCCGGGCACTGGTCACCGAGGGGACGGTCATCCCCCCCCATACACTCTGGGTGGGGGCACCGGCCCGGTACAAGCGGGACCTGACCCCCGACGAGATCGCCTGGCTCCAGCGGTCGGCGGGCAACTATGTCAGATACTCCCGGGAGTATCTGGACGACAAGCCGTAG
- a CDS encoding pentapeptide repeat-containing protein, whose amino-acid sequence MKCPMLHRSGIASVVLMLLISVGSETPAAASSLRESKPVPVGADTASSRTKPALPYAEYVRLVSRRGVVGHGHARKKAAKAAKVAQTVKKGVKGKNAGKAAAPVVAARPVPRPTEVVPVVVAKKDSPGSWTPSVAEVREVLRGSRDLSGANLRGMNLAGFDLRKTSLVNADLYLANLEGSRLDGANLRGASLEMANLRGATLREAKLSGAGLFMTNLEGADLKGADLTCVYAVGANLRGAALASANLRGGIFTNAATEPGNSNVSLVAESDGEGDVANANALRDVSHPDGDERFSTLRF is encoded by the coding sequence ATGAAGTGCCCCATGCTCCATCGTTCAGGAATTGCATCCGTTGTGCTCATGCTTCTTATCTCCGTCGGCAGTGAAACCCCGGCCGCTGCCTCCTCTCTGCGAGAGTCGAAGCCGGTGCCGGTGGGTGCCGATACCGCCTCCTCCCGCACAAAGCCTGCCCTCCCCTATGCGGAATACGTGCGGCTCGTGAGCAGGCGCGGAGTCGTTGGCCACGGCCATGCACGGAAAAAAGCAGCGAAGGCCGCGAAGGTTGCCCAAACGGTCAAAAAGGGGGTTAAGGGGAAAAATGCCGGGAAAGCTGCGGCGCCGGTGGTGGCGGCCCGGCCGGTCCCCCGTCCGACGGAGGTTGTGCCAGTTGTTGTGGCGAAAAAAGATAGTCCCGGGAGTTGGACCCCCAGCGTTGCGGAAGTGCGCGAAGTGCTCCGTGGCAGCCGTGATCTGTCCGGTGCCAATCTGCGGGGGATGAATCTTGCCGGTTTCGATTTGCGGAAGACCTCACTGGTCAATGCCGATCTCTATCTGGCCAATCTGGAGGGGAGCCGGCTCGATGGTGCGAATCTGCGGGGGGCATCTCTGGAAATGGCCAATTTGCGGGGGGCGACCCTGAGAGAGGCGAAGCTGTCGGGAGCAGGCCTCTTTATGACGAATCTCGAAGGCGCCGACCTGAAAGGGGCTGACCTGACCTGCGTTTACGCCGTGGGCGCCAACCTGCGGGGGGCTGCTCTTGCCAGTGCAAACCTGCGCGGAGGAATCTTCACCAATGCTGCCACGGAGCCCGGTAACTCCAACGTATCGCTGGTGGCGGAGAGTGATGGTGAGGGGGATGTGGCAAACGCCAATGCTTTGCGCGACGTCAGTCACCCTGATGGTGACGAGCGGTTTTCGACCCTGAGGTTCTAA